Proteins encoded in a region of the Mycolicibacterium neoaurum genome:
- a CDS encoding phosphatase PAP2 family protein, which produces MAADLAPEEAALVAVQSALAGRPGVLTTARTLSHFGEHSAGWVGVSLLGAMLQPRRRRAWLTAGIGAFAAHAAAVVIKRVVKRKRPHHPAIAVNVGTPSKLSFPSAHATSTTAAAILLGRVTGLPLPWLLIPPMALSRLVLGVHYPTDVLTGVVVGTAVARTVDAVADRTAGRKDSGL; this is translated from the coding sequence GTGGCTGCGGATCTGGCGCCGGAAGAGGCGGCACTCGTCGCGGTTCAGTCCGCGTTGGCCGGTCGGCCCGGGGTACTGACGACCGCGCGAACCCTTTCGCACTTCGGTGAGCACAGCGCGGGCTGGGTCGGGGTCTCCCTGCTGGGCGCGATGCTGCAGCCGCGGCGCCGTCGCGCCTGGCTCACCGCGGGAATCGGTGCCTTCGCCGCGCACGCGGCTGCAGTGGTGATCAAGCGGGTGGTCAAGCGCAAACGCCCGCATCATCCGGCGATCGCGGTCAATGTCGGCACCCCGAGCAAGCTGAGCTTCCCCTCGGCACACGCCACGTCGACCACTGCCGCGGCCATCCTGCTGGGGCGCGTCACCGGGCTCCCGCTGCCCTGGCTGCTGATTCCGCCGATGGCGCTGTCGCGTCTGGTCCTCGGCGTGCACTACCCGACCGACGTGTTGACCGGTGTTGTGGTCGGCACGGCGGTCGCCAGAACCGTGGACGCCGTCGCGGACCGCACGGCGGGCCGAAAGGATTCAGGACTGTGA
- the zomB gene encoding flagellar motor control protein ZomB translates to MRYTVPVRVSLWLSVLVVAVLFFWGAWQRRWMADDGLIVLRTVRNLLAGNGPVFNVGERVESNTSTLWTYLITATSWVAGPVRLEYVALALALGLSVAGVVLVMLGTARLYAPLLAGRRAVLLPAGVLVYIAVPPARDFASSGLENGLVLAYIGLLWWLLVRWSQARAHTGAGLTAALAFVAGLSVLVRPELALVGGVALVMMVLAAPGRGRRLLIIGAGGALPVAYQIFRMGYYGLLVPQTAVAKDASGAKWSQGLLYLGNFNAPYLLWIPLVLLVALAVVLVLLVRDRAPQQPTEPTGSRLARIVQNPTAAVVFVVVSGVVQAVYWVRQGGDFMHGRVLLTALFLILTPVAVVPITVPERAGAARRTVYLLTGSASLLWVGVAGWALWAANSPGMGADATRVTYSGIVDERRFYAQATGHAHPLTAADYLDYPRMRAVLVALRNTPDGALLLPSGNYDVWDVVPAIPPPPDKPRPPGQTGPHTVFFTNMGMLGMNVGLDVRVIDQIGLTNPLAAHTERLEDARIGHDKNLFPDWAVAEGPFLKQRPYIPQYLDEDWIAQAEVALRCPDTEAILTSVRGPMGPRRFLSNFFHAMEFGSYRIDRVPLYELYRCKLDAPPPKTPIYTGLPATGP, encoded by the coding sequence GTGCGCTACACCGTCCCCGTTCGGGTCAGCCTCTGGCTGTCGGTGCTGGTGGTCGCCGTGCTCTTCTTCTGGGGTGCCTGGCAGCGCCGCTGGATGGCCGATGACGGTCTGATCGTGCTGCGCACGGTGCGCAATCTGTTGGCGGGCAACGGGCCGGTCTTCAATGTCGGTGAGCGTGTCGAATCGAACACCTCCACTTTGTGGACCTACCTGATCACCGCGACGAGTTGGGTCGCGGGTCCGGTGCGATTGGAGTACGTCGCACTGGCGCTCGCGCTGGGACTGAGTGTGGCCGGTGTGGTGCTGGTGATGCTGGGTACCGCCCGGTTGTACGCACCGCTGCTCGCCGGTCGCCGAGCGGTGCTGCTGCCCGCCGGCGTGCTCGTCTACATCGCGGTCCCACCGGCACGGGATTTCGCGTCATCGGGCCTGGAAAACGGTCTGGTGCTGGCCTATATCGGCCTGTTGTGGTGGCTGCTGGTGCGCTGGTCGCAGGCTCGCGCTCACACCGGAGCCGGCCTGACCGCGGCGCTGGCCTTCGTCGCGGGGCTGAGCGTGCTGGTCCGCCCGGAACTGGCGCTGGTCGGCGGTGTCGCGTTGGTGATGATGGTGCTGGCTGCCCCCGGCCGCGGTCGACGGCTGCTGATCATCGGGGCGGGCGGCGCGCTACCGGTGGCCTACCAGATCTTCCGGATGGGCTACTACGGACTGTTGGTACCCCAGACCGCGGTTGCCAAGGACGCCTCCGGCGCCAAGTGGAGCCAGGGCCTGCTCTACCTCGGCAACTTCAACGCGCCCTACCTGCTGTGGATCCCACTGGTGCTGCTGGTCGCGCTCGCGGTGGTCCTGGTTCTGCTGGTCCGTGACCGGGCACCGCAACAGCCGACCGAACCGACCGGATCCCGGCTGGCGAGGATTGTCCAGAATCCCACCGCCGCGGTGGTTTTCGTGGTCGTCAGCGGCGTCGTCCAGGCGGTCTACTGGGTGCGCCAAGGCGGCGACTTCATGCACGGCCGCGTCCTGCTGACCGCGCTGTTCCTGATACTGACACCGGTGGCGGTGGTTCCGATCACGGTGCCGGAGCGCGCCGGGGCTGCGCGGCGCACGGTGTATCTGCTCACCGGTTCAGCAAGCCTGCTGTGGGTCGGGGTCGCGGGATGGGCACTGTGGGCGGCGAATTCGCCGGGCATGGGTGCCGATGCCACCCGCGTCACCTACTCCGGGATCGTCGATGAGCGCCGGTTCTACGCGCAGGCCACCGGACACGCTCACCCGCTGACCGCAGCGGATTACCTGGATTACCCCCGGATGCGCGCAGTGCTCGTGGCGCTGCGCAACACCCCCGACGGCGCACTGCTGCTGCCCTCGGGCAATTACGATGTCTGGGACGTCGTCCCGGCCATTCCGCCACCACCTGACAAGCCACGTCCGCCGGGCCAAACCGGGCCGCATACAGTCTTTTTCACCAATATGGGCATGCTCGGGATGAATGTCGGTCTCGACGTGCGGGTGATCGATCAGATCGGCCTGACCAATCCGTTGGCCGCCCACACCGAGCGCTTGGAGGATGCCCGGATCGGGCACGACAAGAACCTCTTCCCGGACTGGGCGGTGGCCGAGGGGCCCTTCCTCAAACAGCGCCCCTACATACCGCAGTACCTCGACGAGGATTGGATCGCTCAGGCGGAGGTCGCCCTGAGGTGTCCCGATACCGAGGCGATCCTGACTTCCGTGCGCGGACCGATGGGGCCGCGTCGGTTCCTGTCCAACTTCTTCCACGCAATGGAGTTCGGCAGCTATCGCATCGACCGCGTCCCGCTCTACGAGCTGTACCGCTGCAAGCTGGATGCACCTCCACCGAAGACGCCGATCTACACCGGATTGCCCGCCACCGGACCGTGA
- a CDS encoding decaprenyl-phosphate phosphoribosyltransferase produces MSEEPHPTHAPPKNLATGIVKALRPRQWVKNVLVFAAPVAALGDDRFVVDDYRAVLVKVLVAFVVFSLAASSVYLVNDARDVEADRAHPTKRFRPIAAGVVPESLAYALAVVLGVAALVISWLVSPNLAVVIGVYIVIQLAYCFGLKHQPVIDICIVSSGFLIRAIAGGVAAGIQLSQWFLLVMAFGSLFMAAGKRYAELQLAERTGAKIRKSLESYTSGYLRFVWTLAATAVVLCYALFAFERDGGSASWWAISIIPFTIAILRYAVDIDGGHAGEPEEIALGDRVLQVLALALIGTVGAAAYFS; encoded by the coding sequence GTGAGCGAAGAACCGCACCCGACTCACGCGCCGCCGAAGAACCTGGCGACGGGAATCGTCAAGGCGCTGCGGCCGCGTCAGTGGGTGAAGAACGTCCTGGTGTTCGCCGCCCCGGTGGCCGCGCTCGGTGACGATCGCTTCGTCGTCGACGATTACCGCGCGGTCCTGGTCAAGGTGCTGGTGGCCTTCGTGGTGTTCAGTCTGGCCGCCTCGTCGGTGTACCTGGTCAACGACGCACGCGATGTGGAGGCCGACCGGGCCCATCCCACCAAGCGGTTCCGGCCGATTGCCGCCGGCGTGGTTCCCGAATCCCTGGCCTACGCCTTGGCTGTCGTACTCGGGGTGGCCGCCCTGGTCATCTCCTGGCTGGTCTCACCCAACCTGGCCGTGGTGATCGGCGTCTACATCGTCATCCAGCTTGCCTACTGTTTCGGCCTCAAACACCAGCCGGTCATCGATATCTGCATCGTGTCCTCCGGCTTCCTCATCCGCGCCATCGCAGGCGGTGTCGCCGCGGGAATCCAACTCTCCCAATGGTTCCTACTCGTCATGGCCTTCGGTTCGCTGTTCATGGCGGCCGGAAAGCGTTACGCGGAGCTGCAACTGGCCGAGCGCACCGGGGCCAAGATCCGCAAGTCGCTGGAGAGCTACACCAGCGGCTACCTGCGCTTCGTGTGGACGCTGGCCGCCACCGCGGTGGTGCTCTGCTACGCGCTGTTCGCCTTCGAGCGCGACGGCGGTTCGGCATCGTGGTGGGCCATCTCGATCATCCCGTTCACCATCGCGATCCTGCGCTATGCGGTCGACATCGACGGCGGGCACGCCGGCGAGCCCGAGGAGATCGCCCTGGGAGACCGGGTGCTGCAGGTGCTCGCCCTGGCCTTGATCGGTACCGTCGGTGCGGCTGCCTACTTCAGTTGA
- a CDS encoding 1-acyl-sn-glycerol-3-phosphate acyltransferase, giving the protein MEPVYGTVIQAARLVWRLQGLKFTVTGVENLPVTGGAVIAVNHTSYFDFTFAGLPAYKQGRGRKVRFMAKKEVFDHKIGGPIMRKLRHIEVDRGSGADSFTAACAALRAGELVGVYPEATISRSFEIKALKSGAARMAIDADVPIIPHIVWGAQRIWTKGHPKNMRRPKVPISVAVGEPIYPTLPPTELTALLRHRMQHLLEQVQDDYGPHPAGEFWVPHRLGGGAPTLAEADRMDMEEAAEKAARRAAQQPGEAPG; this is encoded by the coding sequence GTGGAGCCGGTATACGGAACTGTCATTCAAGCCGCCCGCCTGGTGTGGCGGTTGCAGGGCTTGAAGTTCACTGTCACCGGGGTGGAGAACCTGCCGGTCACCGGTGGTGCGGTGATCGCGGTCAACCACACCAGCTACTTCGATTTCACCTTCGCCGGTTTGCCCGCCTACAAACAGGGGCGCGGCCGGAAGGTTCGTTTCATGGCCAAGAAAGAGGTCTTCGATCACAAGATCGGCGGACCCATCATGCGCAAGCTGCGCCATATCGAAGTAGACAGGGGCAGCGGGGCCGACTCCTTCACGGCGGCCTGTGCGGCGCTGCGGGCCGGCGAGCTGGTGGGTGTGTACCCGGAGGCCACCATCAGCCGCAGCTTCGAGATCAAGGCGCTGAAGTCCGGTGCGGCCCGGATGGCCATCGACGCCGATGTGCCGATCATCCCGCACATCGTCTGGGGAGCCCAGCGCATCTGGACCAAGGGGCATCCCAAGAACATGCGCAGACCCAAGGTGCCGATCTCGGTCGCGGTGGGGGAGCCGATCTATCCGACGTTGCCGCCGACCGAGCTCACGGCGTTGTTGCGCCACCGCATGCAACATCTGCTCGAGCAGGTTCAGGACGACTACGGTCCGCATCCTGCCGGCGAGTTCTGGGTGCCGCATCGACTGGGCGGCGGCGCCCCGACCTTGGCCGAGGCCGACCGGATGGACATGGAGGAGGCGGCCGAGAAGGCCGCGCGGCGCGCGGCGCAGCAGCCCGGTGAGGCGCCGGGATAG
- a CDS encoding glycosyltransferase: MSDIPSGALDSTESRAVSLLSRIILPRPGEPLDVRKLYIEESETNARRAHAPTRTTLEIGAESEVSFATYFNAFPASYWRRWSILESVVLRVELTGTARIDVYRSKSTGARITVGGTEASSVGDTPAIVEFEVELAPFEDGGWIWFDITTDTAVTVHSGGWYAPMQAPGRADVAIGIPTFNRPADCVSALAALTSDPLVDKVISKVIVSDQGNNKAKDHPGFEAAAAALGDRLMIRYQPNLGGSGGYSRVMYEALHNTDCEQILFMDDDIRVEPDSILRALAFNRFAKVPTLVGGQMLNLQEPSHLHVMGEMVDSENFMWTGAINTEYDHNFAKYPLNSEEHERSRMLHRRIDVDYNGWWMCMIPRQVAKELGQPLPLFIKWDDSEYGLRAGEHGYPTVTLPGAAIWHMAWSDKDDAIDWQAYFHLRNRLVVAALHWDGKIGGLIRSHFKATMKHLLCLEYSTVAIQNKAMDDFLAGPDHIFSILESALPDVRAMRKQFPDAVVLPSATALPAPSDKKWRKKVAIPTNPLSIASRLTRGVAHQLSPHDPAHHVRPQINVATQDARWFSLCTVDGVTVTTADGRGVVYRQRDREKMFGLLRESLKRQLLLARKFDKMRKVYRAAQPELTSPRRWEAVLNQSALERA; encoded by the coding sequence ATGAGCGACATCCCATCCGGAGCACTGGACTCGACCGAGTCGCGGGCGGTGAGCCTGCTGTCGCGGATCATCCTGCCGCGACCCGGCGAGCCCCTCGACGTCCGCAAGCTCTATATCGAGGAATCCGAGACCAACGCCCGGCGTGCGCACGCGCCGACCCGCACCACACTGGAGATCGGCGCCGAGTCGGAGGTGTCGTTTGCCACCTATTTCAACGCTTTCCCGGCCAGCTACTGGCGGCGTTGGTCGATTCTGGAGTCGGTGGTGCTTCGCGTCGAACTGACCGGCACCGCCCGCATCGACGTCTACCGGTCCAAGTCCACCGGCGCCCGGATCACCGTCGGCGGAACCGAGGCCTCCAGCGTCGGTGACACCCCCGCGATCGTCGAGTTCGAGGTCGAACTCGCCCCGTTCGAGGACGGCGGGTGGATCTGGTTCGACATCACCACCGACACCGCCGTCACGGTGCACAGCGGCGGCTGGTACGCCCCGATGCAGGCACCCGGCCGCGCCGATGTGGCGATCGGTATCCCGACCTTCAACCGGCCGGCCGACTGTGTCAGCGCGCTGGCCGCGCTGACATCGGATCCGTTGGTCGACAAGGTGATCAGTAAGGTCATCGTGTCCGATCAGGGCAACAACAAGGCCAAGGACCACCCGGGTTTCGAGGCGGCCGCGGCCGCCCTCGGGGACCGCTTGATGATTCGCTACCAACCCAACCTCGGTGGGTCCGGGGGCTACAGCCGGGTCATGTACGAGGCTCTGCACAACACCGACTGCGAGCAGATCCTGTTCATGGACGACGATATCCGCGTCGAACCGGATTCGATCTTGCGTGCGCTGGCATTCAACCGGTTCGCCAAAGTGCCGACCCTGGTCGGTGGCCAGATGCTCAACCTGCAGGAGCCCAGCCATCTGCACGTCATGGGTGAGATGGTCGACTCCGAGAATTTCATGTGGACCGGTGCGATCAACACCGAGTACGACCACAACTTCGCCAAGTACCCGCTGAACTCCGAGGAGCACGAGCGCAGCCGGATGCTGCACCGCCGCATCGACGTCGACTACAACGGTTGGTGGATGTGCATGATCCCGCGCCAGGTGGCCAAGGAACTGGGCCAGCCGCTGCCGCTGTTCATCAAGTGGGACGACTCGGAGTACGGACTGCGCGCGGGCGAACACGGCTACCCGACGGTCACGCTGCCGGGCGCGGCCATCTGGCACATGGCCTGGAGCGACAAGGATGATGCCATCGACTGGCAGGCCTACTTCCACCTGCGCAACCGGCTGGTGGTCGCGGCCCTGCACTGGGACGGCAAGATCGGCGGGCTGATCAGGAGCCACTTCAAGGCGACCATGAAACACCTTCTGTGCCTCGAATATTCGACTGTCGCCATCCAGAACAAGGCAATGGACGACTTCTTGGCCGGGCCCGATCACATCTTCTCGATCCTGGAGTCCGCGCTGCCCGATGTCCGCGCCATGCGAAAGCAGTTCCCCGACGCCGTGGTGTTGCCCAGCGCCACCGCGCTGCCTGCCCCGTCGGACAAGAAGTGGCGCAAGAAGGTCGCCATTCCGACCAACCCGCTGTCCATCGCGTCCCGGTTGACACGCGGTGTGGCCCATCAGCTCTCGCCGCACGACCCGGCACACCACGTGCGGCCACAGATCAACGTCGCCACCCAGGACGCGCGGTGGTTCTCGCTGTGCACGGTCGACGGGGTCACCGTGACCACCGCCGACGGCCGCGGGGTGGTATACCGGCAACGCGACCGGGAAAAGATGTTCGGGCTGCTGCGCGAGTCGCTCAAACGACAACTGCTGCTGGCCCGTAAGTTCGACAAGATGCGCAAGGTGTACCGCGCCGCGCAGCCCGAGCTCACCAGCCCTCGCCGCTGGGAGGCCGTCCTGAACCAGTCGGCGCTGGAGCGGGCCTGA
- the glf gene encoding UDP-galactopyranose mutase, which yields MTDQSPGLASDRFDLIIVGSGFFGLTIAERAATQLGKRVLVVERRSHIGGNAYSEADPATGIEIHRYGAHLFHTSNKRVWDYVRNFTDFTGYQHRVFALHAGQAYQFPMGLGLVSQFFGRYFSPDEARALIKEQAAEIDTADAQNLEEKAISLIGRPLYEAFVKHYTAKQWQTDPAELPAAIINRLPVRYNFDNRYFNDTYEGLPVDGYTAWLQNMAADERIEVRLDTDWFDVREQLRAQSPDAPVVYTGPLDRYFDYVDGRLGWRTLDFETEVLDCGDFQGTPVMNYNDADVPFTRIHEFRHFHPERDYPTDKTVIMREFSRFAEHDDEPYYPINTDADRRLLAGYRERAKAETASANVLFGGRLGTYQYLDMHMAIASALNMYDNILAPHLRDGAALNANDEGSNPT from the coding sequence ATGACCGATCAATCTCCTGGCCTGGCCTCCGACCGCTTTGACCTCATCATCGTGGGATCCGGATTCTTCGGCCTGACGATCGCCGAGCGCGCGGCCACTCAGCTCGGCAAGCGCGTGCTCGTCGTCGAGCGACGTTCCCATATAGGAGGTAACGCGTACTCGGAGGCGGACCCCGCCACCGGTATCGAGATCCACCGCTACGGCGCGCACCTCTTCCACACGTCCAACAAGCGGGTGTGGGACTACGTACGCAACTTCACCGACTTCACGGGCTATCAGCACCGGGTGTTCGCGCTGCACGCGGGCCAGGCCTATCAGTTTCCGATGGGCCTCGGTCTGGTGTCGCAGTTCTTCGGGCGTTACTTCAGCCCCGACGAGGCCCGCGCGCTGATCAAAGAGCAGGCCGCCGAGATCGATACCGCCGATGCGCAGAACCTGGAAGAGAAGGCCATCTCGCTGATCGGCCGCCCGCTCTACGAGGCCTTCGTCAAGCACTACACGGCCAAGCAGTGGCAGACCGACCCCGCCGAGCTGCCCGCCGCCATCATCAACCGCCTCCCGGTGCGCTACAACTTCGACAACCGGTACTTCAACGACACCTATGAGGGTCTGCCGGTCGACGGTTACACCGCCTGGCTGCAGAACATGGCGGCCGATGAGCGTATCGAGGTGCGCCTGGACACCGACTGGTTCGACGTGCGCGAGCAGCTCAGAGCGCAGAGCCCGGACGCCCCGGTGGTCTACACCGGACCGCTGGACCGCTACTTCGACTACGTGGACGGCCGTCTCGGCTGGCGCACGCTGGATTTCGAGACCGAGGTGCTCGACTGCGGCGACTTCCAGGGCACACCCGTCATGAACTACAACGACGCCGACGTGCCGTTCACCCGCATCCACGAGTTCCGGCACTTCCATCCCGAGCGGGATTACCCGACCGACAAGACGGTGATCATGCGGGAGTTCTCCCGGTTCGCCGAGCACGATGACGAGCCCTACTACCCGATCAACACCGACGCCGACCGGCGTCTGCTGGCCGGTTACCGGGAGCGCGCCAAGGCCGAGACAGCGTCCGCCAATGTGCTCTTCGGCGGACGGCTGGGGACCTATCAGTACCTCGACATGCACATGGCGATCGCCAGCGCCCTCAACATGTACGACAACATTCTGGCACCGCACCTGCGCGATGGTGCTGCGCTGAACGCCAACGACGAAGGCAGCAACCCAACATGA
- a CDS encoding HAD family hydrolase, with the protein MLPALIATDVDGTLLDQHERVTPRTAAAVRAAVDAGVQFVLATGRPPRWIPPVVEQLGFAPMAVCANGAVIYDPATDRIVSARTLSVEALARLADIAARVIPGAGLAVERVGRSAHDAATPQFVSSPGYEHAWLNPDNTEVSLEDLLSAPAVKLLIRKAGAQSGDMAEALAPHIGSEGDLTYSTNNGLIEVLPSGLSKATGVAEVAGPLGITAGDIITFGDMPNDIPMLQWAGLGVAMGNAHPEAKAAADEVTTPNTEDGLARVLERWWL; encoded by the coding sequence ATGCTGCCCGCCCTGATCGCCACCGATGTCGACGGCACGCTGCTCGACCAGCACGAACGAGTGACCCCCCGAACCGCCGCCGCGGTTCGGGCGGCGGTGGATGCCGGTGTGCAGTTCGTGCTGGCCACAGGCCGACCGCCGCGCTGGATCCCACCGGTCGTCGAGCAACTCGGTTTCGCGCCGATGGCGGTGTGCGCCAACGGTGCGGTGATCTACGACCCGGCCACCGATCGCATCGTGTCGGCGCGCACGCTGTCGGTGGAGGCGTTGGCGCGGCTGGCAGATATCGCGGCAAGGGTGATCCCCGGTGCCGGTCTGGCCGTCGAGCGGGTGGGTCGCAGCGCTCACGATGCGGCAACCCCGCAGTTCGTCAGCTCACCCGGTTACGAGCACGCCTGGTTGAACCCGGACAACACCGAGGTATCGCTGGAGGATCTGCTCAGCGCGCCCGCGGTCAAGCTGCTGATCCGCAAGGCCGGTGCGCAGTCCGGGGACATGGCCGAGGCGTTGGCACCACATATCGGCAGCGAGGGCGATCTGACGTACTCGACGAACAACGGCCTCATCGAGGTGCTTCCGAGCGGTCTGAGCAAGGCCACCGGGGTCGCCGAGGTGGCCGGCCCGCTGGGGATCACAGCGGGCGACATCATCACCTTCGGGGATATGCCCAACGACATCCCGATGTTGCAATGGGCCGGCCTCGGGGTGGCGATGGGTAACGCTCATCCGGAGGCCAAGGCGGCAGCAGACGAGGTCACCACCCCCAACACCGAGGACGGATTGGCCCGCGTCCTGGAACGCTGGTGGTTATAA
- a CDS encoding lysophospholipid acyltransferase family protein, giving the protein MEPVFRSLEIAGRTAVRVTGTRITFLGLEHIPSAGGAVVSINHTSYVDFLPAALAATARNRRIRFMIKAEMKEVRFVNFLITHAGTIPVDRMAGGESYPSAVQRLREGELVGVYPEATISRSFELKEFKTGAARMAWEAQVPIIPLIVWGAHRIWTKGHPKALGRNNIPITVQAGPALAAGPDTEKTMTDLRTTMTTMLHRIQQDYPHPAGAHWVPRRLGGAAPTLAEASTLDAVERTQRRSRCR; this is encoded by the coding sequence ATGGAACCGGTCTTTCGAAGTCTGGAGATCGCCGGCCGAACCGCGGTACGTGTCACCGGAACCCGGATCACCTTCCTCGGACTTGAACACATCCCCTCGGCCGGCGGTGCCGTGGTGTCCATCAACCACACCAGCTATGTCGATTTCCTGCCGGCGGCGTTGGCCGCGACGGCGCGGAACCGCCGGATACGCTTCATGATCAAGGCGGAGATGAAAGAGGTGCGCTTCGTCAACTTCCTCATCACCCACGCCGGGACCATTCCGGTCGATCGGATGGCCGGCGGCGAGTCCTATCCATCGGCCGTGCAACGGTTACGCGAGGGCGAGTTGGTGGGGGTGTACCCAGAGGCGACCATCAGCAGGAGCTTCGAACTCAAGGAATTCAAGACCGGCGCGGCCCGGATGGCGTGGGAGGCGCAGGTGCCCATCATCCCACTGATCGTCTGGGGCGCGCATCGAATCTGGACCAAGGGGCATCCGAAAGCCTTGGGCCGCAACAATATTCCCATAACGGTGCAGGCCGGCCCGGCGTTGGCGGCCGGGCCGGATACCGAAAAGACGATGACCGATCTGAGGACGACGATGACGACCATGCTGCACCGAATCCAACAGGACTACCCGCATCCGGCCGGTGCGCACTGGGTGCCTCGGCGGCTCGGCGGTGCCGCGCCGACCCTCGCCGAGGCAAGCACACTGGATGCGGTGGAGCGGACTCAGCGCCGGTCGCGGTGCCGGTGA
- a CDS encoding N-acetylmuramoyl-L-alanine amidase, which produces MPRRRPTPSLLLSAVLGTVAILPWAISGLPGDDTSAHNSATAITQQPLRDLGTGETIREIRQDTPFSLVALTAEDLEGTSARVRAQRADGSWGPWYTAEALDGIGPEAQATHGTEPVFVGRTNAVQIAVTHTPAPEPKPSADLGYIPANVAHPLPQNVNAVLISPPEAPVDIQIPPPAAVTVPGQAPQIISRAQWGADESLRCGAPIYDRGIRAGVVHHTAGSNDYTPEDSAAIVRSIYEYHARTLGWCDMAYNALVDRYGQVFEGRAGGMDRAVQGAHTGGFNTDTWGVAMIGDFNAEPPTPIQLRTTGRLLGWRLGLDRVDPRGTVALTSAGGSFTLFPRGATPTLPTIFTHRDVGNTECPGAAAYAQMGLLRDIAARFNAPPGQQDLVDSLRGGAIFAKWQSEGSEKGPLGMPTSPESSGFGTARYATFDHGAMYWSPESGAQPVTGAIYDAWGTLGFERGALGLPTSGEIEEPLWIKQNFQHGTLNFDREHGTVTRVIDGVAHEVPAAEHSPVQLERFTPISAGKL; this is translated from the coding sequence GTGCCGCGTCGCCGTCCAACACCGTCGCTACTGCTGTCCGCAGTGCTCGGCACGGTCGCGATCCTGCCGTGGGCCATCAGCGGCCTGCCCGGTGACGATACGTCCGCCCATAACTCGGCGACAGCCATCACCCAGCAACCACTCCGCGATCTGGGTACCGGCGAGACGATCCGCGAGATCCGGCAGGACACCCCGTTTTCGCTGGTGGCATTGACCGCCGAGGACCTCGAAGGCACCAGCGCACGAGTCCGGGCGCAACGCGCCGACGGGAGCTGGGGCCCCTGGTACACCGCCGAGGCCCTCGACGGTATCGGCCCCGAAGCCCAGGCCACCCATGGCACCGAACCGGTGTTCGTCGGCCGTACCAATGCGGTCCAGATCGCGGTGACCCACACCCCCGCGCCGGAGCCGAAACCGAGCGCGGACCTGGGCTACATCCCGGCCAATGTCGCTCATCCGCTGCCGCAGAACGTCAACGCGGTCCTCATCAGCCCGCCCGAGGCGCCGGTAGATATCCAGATCCCCCCGCCCGCGGCGGTCACCGTGCCGGGCCAGGCGCCGCAGATCATTTCTCGGGCGCAGTGGGGTGCCGACGAGTCGCTGCGTTGCGGCGCACCCATCTACGATCGCGGTATCCGCGCCGGGGTGGTGCACCACACCGCGGGCAGCAATGACTACACACCGGAGGATTCCGCCGCGATCGTGCGGTCGATCTACGAGTACCACGCCCGCACGCTCGGCTGGTGCGATATGGCCTACAACGCGCTGGTCGACAGGTACGGGCAGGTCTTCGAGGGGCGCGCCGGCGGGATGGACCGCGCGGTGCAGGGCGCGCACACCGGCGGATTCAACACCGACACCTGGGGTGTTGCGATGATCGGCGACTTCAACGCCGAACCGCCGACGCCGATCCAGCTGCGCACCACCGGGCGGTTGCTCGGCTGGCGTCTGGGCCTGGATCGGGTGGACCCGCGTGGCACCGTCGCGCTGACCTCTGCGGGCGGCAGCTTCACCCTGTTCCCACGCGGGGCGACCCCGACCCTGCCCACCATCTTCACCCACCGAGACGTAGGCAACACCGAATGTCCCGGCGCCGCCGCCTACGCCCAGATGGGTTTGCTGCGGGATATCGCGGCGCGCTTCAATGCCCCACCGGGACAACAGGATCTGGTCGACTCCCTCCGCGGTGGCGCCATCTTCGCAAAGTGGCAGTCCGAGGGCAGCGAGAAGGGGCCACTGGGCATGCCGACCTCACCGGAATCCTCGGGCTTCGGAACCGCCCGTTACGCCACCTTCGACCACGGGGCCATGTACTGGTCGCCCGAATCGGGCGCCCAACCGGTCACCGGAGCCATCTACGACGCTTGGGGCACACTGGGATTCGAGCGCGGCGCGCTGGGCTTGCCGACCAGCGGTGAGATCGAGGAACCGCTGTGGATCAAACAGAACTTCCAACACGGGACGCTGAACTTCGACCGCGAGCACGGCACCGTCACCAGGGTCATCGACGGTGTGGCCCACGAGGTTCCGGCTGCCGAGCATTCGCCGGTCCAGCTGGAGCGATTCACCCCGATCAGCGCCGGGAAGTTATAA